In Rhea pennata isolate bPtePen1 chromosome 13, bPtePen1.pri, whole genome shotgun sequence, the following proteins share a genomic window:
- the PDF gene encoding peptide deformylase, mitochondrial, producing the protein CGGAAEWGARERSYWRALKRRVLGPPAPPFAAVCQVGAPVLRGAAAAVAPERLGGAELRALAAALAAALRRGPFLGLSAPQLGVPLRVFAAELPPALCGQYPPALRRARRLEPFPLRVLVNPQLRVLDARLVTAPEGCASLAGFSACVPRHWAVHVSGVDETGEPVSWEATGWAARVIQHEMDHLDGILYIDKMDSRTFTNVHWMELLE; encoded by the exons tgcggcggcgcggcggagtGGGGCGCGCGGGAGCGCTCGTACTGGCGGGCGCTGAAGCGGCGGGTGCTgggcccgccggcgccgccgttCGCCGCCGTGTGCCAGGTGGGGGCCCCGGtgctgcgcggcgccgccgccgccgtggccCCGGAGCGCCTGGGCGGCGCCGAGCTgcgggcgctggcggcggcgctggcggcggcgctgcgccgcGGGCCCTTCCTGGGCCTCAGCGCCCCGCAGCTGGGGGTGCCGCTGCGCGTCTTCGCGGCGGAGCTGCCGCCCGCCCTCTGCGGCCAGTAcccgccggcgctgcgccgcgcccgccgcctcgAGCCCTTCCCGCTCCGCGTCCTCGTCAACCCCCAGCTCCGCGTCCTCGACGCCCGCCTCGTCACCGCCCCCGAGGGCTGCGCCAGCCTCGCCGGCTTCTCCGCCTGTGTCCCGCGGCACTGGGCTGTGCACGTCTCCG GTGTGGACGAGACCGGGGAGCCGGTGAGCTGGGAGGCGACAGGCTGGGCCGCCCGCGTTATCCAGCATGAGATGGACCACCTGGACGGCATCCTCTACATCGACAAGATGGACAGCCGGACCTTCACCAACGTCCACTGGATGGAGCTCCTCGAGTGA